The Solidesulfovibrio fructosivorans JJ] DNA segment GATTTCCGGCTGACCGCCGCCGTGGCCAAACCGGAAACGCAGATCCACACCCACATGTGCTACGCGGAATTCAACGACATCGTGCCGTCCATCGCCGCCATGGACGCCGACGTCATCAGCATCGAGGCCAGCCGCAGCCGCATGGAGCTTCTGACCGCCTTCGCGGACTTCCAATATCCCAACGAGATCGGTCCCGGGCTCTACGACATCCACAGCCCGCGTGTGCCGTCGGTCGAGGAGATGGAAGCGCTGCTCAAACGCGCGGCCGAGGTCATCCCGCCCGAACGGCTGTGGGCCAACCCTGATTGCGGGCTCAAGACCCGGGCCTGGCCGGAAGTCTCGGCCGCCCTGGCCAATATGGTGGAAGCAGCCCGCCGCGTCCGCGCGGTGTTGTTGAAGAGGTAAAGAGCCTCCGGCGGCCAGGGGGAAACTTTTTGAAAAAAGTTTCCCCCTGGACCCCCTTCAAAAACTTTTAACGGGGTGAGGGGGATACGTCCCCTTGCCCCCCTTTGAAAGTTTTTGGGGAGGGTGGGGGTCCGGGGGAGGGAACCCTTTTTTTCAAAAAAGGGTTCCCTCCCCCGACTCTTCCCCTCCCCTCCCCAATCACCGCACGGTGATGGAGAGGCCGGGGGCTGTCTGGCGCAGCGTTTCCAGGAGCTCGTCCGGGAAGACGGCCGGTCCGGCGGCGCTGAGGTTTTCGTCGGCGCAGCCTTTGGGCTGGAAGGGCTGGATGACCCAGGTGGGGACTTCCTGCCGGTCCAGTTCGTCGGCCAGGGCGGTCATGTCCGTCGGGGTGAGCAGGGCTGGGTGCCAGGTGGTGCGCACTTCGAAGGCGACATGGGACTGTTCCAGGAGTTGGAGGCTGGCCGAGGCTTGGGCCGCGCTTCCGGGGACGCCGGTGATGCGGCCATAGGCCGCGGCCGGGGCCTTGATGTCGCAGCCCACCCAGTCGCAATAGGGCAGCGCGTCGGCCAGGGCGTCGGGGAACATGCCGGCCGTGTGCAGGCCGATCTTGAAGCCGAGGTCCCGTACGGCCGTCATGGCCGCCGGCAATCCCGGCTGCGCCGTGGGTTCGCCGCCGGAGAAGACCACCGCGTCGAGGAGCCCTTGCCGGCTTTCCAGCCAGGGCAGGGTGTCGGCGAAGGCCTCGTCGGCCTCGCCGTCGCTTTCGCGTAGGGTCGCGTTGTGGCAGTACGGACAGCGCCAGGGGCAGCCCCGGCAAAAAAGCACCGCCGCCAACTCGCCGGGGTAGTCCAGTGTGGAAAGCGGCATGCGGCCGCCGAGGCGCAATCCTTCTTCATT contains these protein-coding regions:
- a CDS encoding anaerobic ribonucleoside-triphosphate reductase activating protein; translation: MQKIRNEEGLRLGGRMPLSTLDYPGELAAVLFCRGCPWRCPYCHNATLRESDGEADEAFADTLPWLESRQGLLDAVVFSGGEPTAQPGLPAAMTAVRDLGFKIGLHTAGMFPDALADALPYCDWVGCDIKAPAAAYGRITGVPGSAAQASASLQLLEQSHVAFEVRTTWHPALLTPTDMTALADELDRQEVPTWVIQPFQPKGCADENLSAAGPAVFPDELLETLRQTAPGLSITVR